The proteins below are encoded in one region of Candidatus Angelobacter sp.:
- a CDS encoding DUF1326 domain-containing protein, translated as MTDKLSYHLKGILLGACNCDWGCPCNFEARPTNGFCDGGYVWHVQEGQCDGVSLAGLTFGWFGHAPGAVHEGNITSVLGVDDRATAQQRQAIEKLVVKTPDAVPFSIFMSLTSNFLGVRYAKVEAKFDGVRSRVRIHGLYELELTPMKNPVTGHDEPATLLKPNGFTSKHQELCTTSKMRLSDPRLSCDHAGKYGEYSIFEYRSA; from the coding sequence ATGACCGACAAACTATCCTATCATCTCAAGGGCATCCTGCTGGGTGCCTGCAATTGCGATTGGGGTTGTCCGTGCAACTTCGAGGCCCGGCCAACGAACGGCTTCTGCGACGGCGGTTACGTGTGGCACGTGCAGGAGGGCCAATGCGACGGCGTTTCGCTGGCTGGATTGACGTTTGGCTGGTTTGGTCACGCGCCCGGCGCCGTGCACGAAGGCAACATAACGTCGGTCCTCGGCGTGGATGACCGCGCGACCGCGCAACAGCGTCAGGCGATCGAAAAACTCGTGGTGAAAACGCCCGACGCGGTGCCGTTCAGCATCTTCATGAGCCTCACCAGCAATTTTCTCGGCGTGCGCTACGCAAAGGTTGAAGCGAAATTTGACGGTGTTCGCAGCCGCGTGAGGATTCACGGCCTTTATGAACTCGAATTGACGCCCATGAAAAACCCCGTGACCGGCCATGACGAACCGGCCACGCTGCTGAAGCCGAACGGGTTCACGTCGAAACATCAGGAGCTTTGCACCACGTCGAAAATGCGGCTCTCAGATCCAAGGTTGAGTTGCGACCACGCCGGAAAATACGGCGAGTATTCAATTTTCGAATACAGGTCGGCATGA